A region of the Methylobacterium nodulans ORS 2060 genome:
TGGCGGCGCGCTCGCGCCATCCAGCGCGTCGAGCAGGCGGTAGCCGTCCGCCCCGACCTGCAGCACGTAGGCCTCGCGCTTGGGGCCGGTCTCCGGCAGTCGCGCATCCTCGATGCGGCGATCGTAGCGCTCGTGCCAGTCGGGCGGGGCGACACGGCGCAGCCAGTCGGGGGCGAGGGCCGCGACCGCGTTGAGAGCCGCCCGCAGCGTCTCGGCCAACAGCTCGACCCGGTTGAGGTCGCGCACCGCGGCGAGCACGTGGGTGCTGTCGGTGCGCTGGCGCCCGCGCGCCTTGAGCACGCCCTGGTCGCGCGCGGCATCGAGGATGCGGGCCAGCAGCCGCCCGGTGGCCTCGTGCTGCAGCAGCCGACCGCGGAACTCGCACAGGACGCTGTAGTCGAAGCCGGGATCGGCCAGATCAAGTCCCAGCAGGTACTTCCAGTCAATCCGCGCCCGGACCGCCTCGGCGGCTTGGCGATCGCTCATGCTCTCCCGAAACTGCAAGAGCGTGACCAGGGCCAAGCGCCAGGGCGCGTAGGCGGGCTGGCCGCGTGCGGGATAGAGGTCGGCGAACGCGGCATCAGCGAAGATTGTGCCGAGCCGCGTGCGCAGGAGCAGGTAGGGGTTGCCGCGCCGGAACGCGGTTTGGGCCACCCGGGCGGTGTCCTCAGGGACCGGTGGGAGTGGGTGGTGCGGCCGGAGCGACATGAGCGACCTCCGAGCGGGACGGTCAGCCTACACCCAGCACCCCCCGGAATTCGCCAACAGTGTCCGGTCGTTTTCTGGACACGTGATCACCCTAAGCTCTGGCCGCAGGTTCTGAACAATATGATGTTCACCAATCGCAATTTAGGCAAAGATTACAGGCATGAAGCTGGTCATCATCTCCGACATTCACGGCAACCTGGACGCCTTGCAGGCACTCCCGGAAGGGTATGATGAGCTTTGGGTGCTCGGAGATCTGGTGAACTACGGCCCGCAATCGCGGGAGGTGGTCGAGGAGATCAGGGAGAAGGCGTCGCTGATCGTTCAGGGCAACCACGATCACGCGGTTGGCCACGACGACGACAGCCGGTGGAGCGCGCGCTATCGCGTCCTGGCTGAGACGA
Encoded here:
- a CDS encoding metallophosphoesterase family protein yields the protein MKLVIISDIHGNLDALQALPEGYDELWVLGDLVNYGPQSREVVEEIREKASLIVQGNHDHAVGHDDDSRWSARYRVLAETTRRHTSSILSDWQKAYLRDLPLHAQAVREGVRFHLTHATPSDPPCMGVARPKDGGASWRP